The following coding sequences lie in one Opisthocomus hoazin isolate bOpiHoa1 chromosome 7, bOpiHoa1.hap1, whole genome shotgun sequence genomic window:
- the CHST1 gene encoding carbohydrate sulfotransferase 1, with translation MQCSWKAVLLLALASIAIQYTAIRTFTAKSFHSCPIPNPVNCGLSQDTDAADRLCDETPTFSYNLSRKTHVLILATTRSGSSFVGQLFNQHFDVFYLFEPLYHVQYTLIPKLTQSKSTTDRRVMLGASRDLLRSLYDCDLYFLENYIKPQPVNHTTDRLFRRGASKALCSPPVCESLGAVDLHLEEGDCVKKCGTLNLTLATESCREHGHVAIKTVRVPEVSDLRALVEDPRLNLKVIQLVRDPRGILASRSETFRDTYRLWRIWDGTGRKPYNLDVTQLTTVCEDFWNSVSTGLNRPPWLKGKYMLVRYEDLARNPMKKTEEIYDFLGIPMDSNVERWIQNNTRGDRSSSKHKYGTVRNSAATAEKWRFRLSYEIVAFTQHACQQVLAQLGYKTAGSEEELKNLSISLVEERDFLPFS, from the coding sequence ATGCAATGTTCCTGGAAGGCTGTCCTCCTACTAGCCTTGGCATCCATTGCGATCCAGTACACAGCAATCCGGACTTTCACCGCCAAGTCCTTCCACAGCTGCCCCATCCCCAACCCTGTGAACTGCGGCCTGAGCCAGGACACCGATGCGGCCGACAGGCTGTGCGATGAGACCCCCACTTTCTCGTACAACCTCTCCAGGAAGACACACGTCCTCATCCTCGCCACCACCCGCAGCGGCTCCTCGTTTGTCGGGCAGCTCTTTAACCAGCACTTCGATGTCTTCTATTTATTTGAGCCCCTCTACCACGTCCAGTACACCCTGATCCCAAAGCTGACCCAGAGCAAGAGTACGACAGACAGGCGTGTTATGCTGGGGGCCAGCCGAGACCTGCTGAGGAGTCTCTATGACTGCGACCTCTACTTCTTGGAGAACTACATCAAACCCCAGCCCGTCAACCACACCACCGACCGCCTCTTCCGCCGGGGAGCCAGCAAAGCCCTGTGCTCGCCGCCCGTCTGCGAGTCCCTGGGAGCTGTCGATCTCCACCTGGAGGAGGGAGATTGCGTGAAGAAGTGCGGTACCTTGAACCTGACGCTGGCCACAGAGTCCTGCAGAGAGCATGGGCACGTGGCCATCAAAACTGTGCGGGTGCCTGAGGTCAGCGACCTCCGGGCCCTGGTGGAGGACCCGCGGCTGAACCTGAAGGTCATCCAGCTAGTGAGGGACCCCCGGGGGATCTTGGCGTCCCGGAGCGAGACTTTCCGGGACACCTACCGGCTCTGGAGGATCTGGGATGGCACTGGCAGGAAGCCGTACAACCTGGACGTCACCCAGCTCACCACCGTGTGCGAGGACTTCTGGAACTCTGTGTCCACCGGTCTCAACCGGCCACCATGGCTCAAGGGCAAGTACATGCTGGTGCGATACGAAGACCTGGCCAGGAACCCCATGAAAAAGACCGAGGAGATCTACGATTTCCTGGGCATCCCCATGGACAGCAACGTCGAGCGCTGGATACAGAACAACACCCGAGGAGACAGGTCCTCCTCCAAACACAAGTATGGAACGGTGCGGAACTCAGCAGCGACGGCAGAGAAGTGGCGGTTCCGGCTGTCCTACGAGATCGTGGCGTTCACCCAGCACGCCTGCCAGCAGGTGCTGGCGCAGCTCGGCTACAAAACCGCCGGCTCCGAGGAGGAGCTGAAGAACCTCTCCATCAGCCTGGTGGAGGAGAGAGACTTCCTGCCCTTCTCCTAA